A portion of the Homalodisca vitripennis isolate AUS2020 chromosome 2, UT_GWSS_2.1, whole genome shotgun sequence genome contains these proteins:
- the LOC124353545 gene encoding inositol hexakisphosphate kinase 3-like isoform X3 has protein sequence MVCRWKRIQIMERNIFQLRLRRNGSIEVEGASLSAMFDAEPAVDDDAATINPWVLKCHKEYITRLMAKLEEEHCPLKSTDFIVLENLTWRFSLPCILDLKMGTRQYGDNDSLAKRQSKMVKVVTTTSAKLGLRIGGMQVYQASSGRFLCRNKLYGRTLTAAGFQSAVRNFLHDGTRLRTDALPPLIRRLEELRNALMQLESIRLYTTSLLLLYEGHHSISNEETSGEKNEMRRSRSIEREERAERANSVDRQDEMLKQPTDFRVRCSSSCNANEKKLFRPVEKHREEEPLTDVRIIDFAHSTHRAMDDRVLYSGPDNGFLFGLNNMIQLLKSILVDADQAC, from the exons ACTAAGACTGCGGAGGAATGGGAGCATCGAAGTGGAGGGGGCATCACTGTCGGCCATGTTTGATGCAGAGCCAGCAGTGGACGACGATGCTGCTACTATCAACCCCTGGGTACTCAAGTGTCACAAAGAGTACATCACAAGGCTCATGGCGAAGTTGGAGGAGGAACATTGTCCTCTCA AATCCACAGACTTTATTGTATTAGAGAATCTGACGTGGAGGTTCAGCCTGCCGTGTATCCTGGACCTTAAGATGGGGACGAGACAGTACGGAGACAACGACAGCCTTGCGAAGCGACAGAGCAAGATGGTCAAAGTAGTCACCACGACTTCGGCTAAACTTGGTCTCAGGATAGGAGGCATGCAG GTATATCAAGCGTCATCTGGTCGTTTCCTCTGTCGTAACAAACTGTATGGGCGCACTCTAACTGCTGCAGGCTTCCAAAGCGCTGTACGCAACTTCCTTCATGATGGAACACGGTTGCGTACCGACGCGTTGCCTCCGCTGATACGTAGGCTAGAGGAGTTGCGGAATGCTCTCATGCAGCTAGAATCCATCAGACTGTACACAACATCTCTCTTACTCCTCTACGAGGGTCATCATTCTATCTC TAATGAAGAAACGTCTGGAGAAAAGAACGAAATGAGAAGATCAAGAAGCATTGAACGAGAGGAGCGAGCGGAGAGAGCGAACAGTGTAGATAGGCAGGACGAGATGCTCAAACAACCTACCGACTTCCGAGTACGATGTAGCTCTAGCTGTAATGCCAACGAAAAAAAACT TTTCAGGCCTGTGGAGAAGCACAGAGAAGAGGAGCCTTTGACGGATGTGCGCATTATTGACTTTGCGCACTCGACCCACCGTGCGATGGATGACAGAGTTTTGTATTCCGGTCCCGACAACGGTTTCCTCTTCGGTCTCAACAATATGATCCAGCTCCTCAAATCCATTTTGGTTGATGCTGACCAAGCTTGTTAG